The following nucleotide sequence is from Primulina tabacum isolate GXHZ01 chromosome 2, ASM2559414v2, whole genome shotgun sequence.
CCTACCACATTAAGGACAAGGCATTTTCTATATAAATTACGGGGACTATGTGAACATTGGTTACATTCTCACTCTACTCTTTTATAAAACCGCACCATATTAGCTATTATTTTCTGATTTGTATATCCattcatatttttttctttctcgTTTATAGGCACTTCGTGCAAATAACATAGGAAGTGCAAAATCAAGGCTTAGCATATGTGTGGAAGATGTTAGAGAACAGTTGGAAAGGATTGGAAACACTCCTGAGTTATGCTCTCAGTTGGGTGCGGTTTTAGGTATGCTCGGTGATTGCTGGTATGCCCATcatctttatctttatctttttcTTTGTCTGGATTTAGAAAATTTGtggttttattttttgattgtTTGCATTTTGATCCATAAAATTTATTGTAACACTGGTTGTTTCAGTAAAGCAACTGGAGATGCTAGTGCTGCAATATCATATTTTGAGGAGAGTGTCAGCTTCCTTTCGAAAGTACCGAAGGATGATTTGGAGGTATAAATTTGTATTAGGCTACTGAACTGCCATTTTTGTGCAAATCCAGCTTGATACAACTTGTGCTCGGACCTGTGCAGATAATACATACACTTTCTGTTTCTCTCAATAAAATTGGAGACCTAAAGTACTATGAAGGGGATTTGCAGGCTGCAAGATCCTATTATTTTAAGGCTTTGGAAGTTCGCCATAATGCAATCAAGTTCCATTCTAATGTTTCATCGTTGGTGAGCAATTGATATAGCATAAGTGCTGCTTCTAGCGTTTCCTATACTTGTGACTGTGATCAacgatatttttttttctttgttaaTAGATTTATCATAAGCTGAGAACTTGGTCTTAGTATCCATCCCTCTGTAGTCTCTGCCGTTGCTCTTCTAATTGTGCCGTACTTCTGATCATAAACTCAGGTTATAGATGTAGTTACATCGCTGGCAAAAGTAGCTGATGTTGATAGAAACCTTGCTAACGAAGACACGGCTATCGCTGGCTTTCAGGAGGGCATTAAATTGTTGGAATCTCTAACAATAAGAGCTGAGGAAGTTGGTCTAGAACAAAGGGTATGAATTGTTCATAATTTGTCTTCTAAATCTACGTTTAAGTTGAGCAGATTATTATTACCTTTTTTAAATAAAGGAAAATGTGTACTTGATTTGGACCTTTCTTGCACGCAGCGGCTTTCAGTGCTGGAGTTCCTCAACAGCCAACTTTCCGAGAAATGACCACCTATGCAAGACCGATTGTTCTGTAATAAAATGTAGGTTCTATATGTTTCATAAACAAGTGTTATATAGCTTTGCTAAAATAATTTGTACTTCCTCGAACAAGAATCATATTAAAATATGCCGTAACGATGGTTTAAACGAAAAATAGATTAGAGATTTTATCAAAAGGTCAAAAGATTGTATAATATGTATGCTTCAAAATGTGTGTTCTATACTAGATGTTTTTCATACATTGATTGATGCATAGCAACATATGAGAGAAGTCCCAAAAAGTATACAATCAAACAACCAtaaattttctctcaaattgcAATTGTGATTTACCGGACGGAATCAATTAGAGTTGTTTGAGTTGAGAGATGAAGACCCAACGAAAAATAAACAATTAGAGAAGGAAAGCACTTACATTCGACTCGTGAAGGATTTCCGACGTCAAACCACCGATTTTCAGATTATGTCTTTGGCCGCCTCATTCGGATTTGGTTCAGTTTTAATTTAACATGGAGGCCCTtgattatgattgaaagctctcactatttatattatttgtgtGATTAAATATCCCTCCTCAAATATGTGATAATGTATAATTCTTGAATAATGATAATGATAAAATTGCATATTGACCATAATACGTTTGAATTGTCTTCTTCaatataatatgaaaattaaaattagtgaaaatttaataattaatataatatttaaatttttattataaattaatttcatataattttattattttcaatcattttaaaaaaaaataaattgtaatgcaaatctatcttaaattaaatttttataaatttctaatcttgttaattaattcttttatgaaaataaatatttattaaattctaatttattttgtttaatgattaccgtaatattttcaaatatatttctaatgaatatatttaaattaattttaataaatgtaaattataattataaatatttaattatctatcaaattattttaagaatatttataattatctttatttaacattaacattcaaaatattattgttattttaattattaaagtaaatacatatttacaaatttatttctaataaatacatttaaattaattttaataaatgtaaattctaattataaatatttaattatctatccaattattttaagaatatatatttaattaacacttggggcattttggtcattgcaataaaatttacaaaattaatccatcattttaaaatcataccaaacaccatgttatttatcccaccatactattaatccatatatctcattttttaatcactctaattACTAATCATTTACTTATTCTATCACAGCACCAAACTGAGCCTAAATGTatgaagagtaggtctcttgtgagacgatctcacgaatctttatctgtaagacgggtcaacactatcaatattcataataaaaattaatattcttagcataaaaagtaattctttttcatggatgacccaaaaaaGATACCCAtcccacaaaatacgacccgtgaaaccgtctcacacaagtttttgccatgtATGAATATAAACGAATCGGTTCGATttgatttgaaaaatatttgattcgtGTTCCTTCTCGAATTCAAACCAAACTCCAACATgttcaaaaaattttaaactgaaCTCGAGcctaaattattttatttgatactTTGCGAGCCGTTCATTGgccttaatattttattaatataattatatatgtaaaaaataattattgagcATTTCAATTGTTTATTTTCAAGCAATAATTCGAATTGTTCGCTAAACATGTTTGAATATTTCGAGTCGAACTCGAACTTAAGCTTTCATTCAACCGGATTCgagcaaattttttttaaaaaaattttgaattaaagaTCCAGTTTGAATTAAATTGATTCTAGTCAAATTCGAATCCtaaatttttcattatatgCAACTTGATTCGGTTGTTTTATACCCTAATTAAAGAGATGGACAAAAAATAACCCAAACTAAAGGACCTTACTGTGTTATacctttaataataataataattaatggattttgtaaaaaaaaaattattagtttttaaaatttcaaaataaaaattttaaattttaaaatagtagtaaataaaataaaatataaaaaattctaTATAATATAGTTAATTATATAATTGGCAGGGGTGTCAAAAATTAGACACGACCTACCTACCCGACATGATCTAACCCGAAAAAAACAGATTTAGGTTTGTGATTTTTGGGTTAGGATCAGAACGGGTTGGAACCGATAGCTGATCCGAAAAAAATGACAGGGCTGGGTTGGGTTCGAGTTGaccagaaaattttaattttttttaaaaaatataattaataaatattgcttACATTTAATATATTGTATGTCTTAAAAAacatttattgtatatttatatcataaattttcataatgtaatatttatttttaaaatttttttattttatttagtaaatataatttatttttctacaattagacttacaaatttaaatcatatatatgaggtagattttgttatatatttttaaattaattttttttgaattttaaattaattttttttaaaaaaaattcaaaatcgagttaatcgggttgattcgggtttgTGTTCGGGATTAGAGTTTTCGGGTTGGCTCGAGATAGAGTTGGGTTTCTAGTTATgcaatttttgaatagtattaTCGTTCAACCCATCCGAATTAACACCCTTAAATTAATTGGTTTAATAATTGActctaaataattaatataatgtgCACTTAtagtatatataataataataattaatatttgataCCTTCCGGCAATAGAAAGAGAAATCGGGGTTGCTTGATTTCTTGGAACCAGCAAAGATTAGAAGACCCTTTTCCCGCCATGGCAGCTGCACCCATGGAGGTGGATTCAGACAACGGCGTCCTGCTCAGAAAACAGTCTCTTTATAAATCCTTGGTAACTATTTCCTCCTTGCTTTTACAAATTTCCtgttttttccttcaaaaactctcttttttttttcctgtaGTGAATTTGCTCGATTCGACGTGTTTTTTGTACTTGATCGTAGGATGAGAGCTTTGAGATACAGAAGGAAATGTATAAAGGGCAGCAGTACAGTCAAATATATTTTGCAAGATTACATCTCATGAGAACCCTTCTTTACTCCCTTCTCCCTACCTGGAAGCCCCATCTGCCTGGTATTATCTCctctctttttatttatttattattttttttgaaatttaatgtAGATATTTGCAGTTTTGTGCAAAGCTCATGACTTTACTAACTTCCAGCACTTGTCTTTAATTACCTTAACCTGGTGATTTTGTCAATACTGTTATAGCTTATGAAACTGACGAAATTGTTTTAAAGGAGCGTATTTGTAGTTTCACTTGAATGTACGCTGTTGGGAGAATGCAATTTACCTTTTGATACTTTGTTCAGTTAATTAGTTATGTAGGGCATCCATTTGTACTTGTCTTGAGCATAACCATGTATGAACTTACAGATAAATtttatcccaaaaaaaaaaactcacagagaaatataaaaaaatggaGCAGATGGAAAAAATGACTAACAGTCTCTGCTATTGGCTTTATGTACTATTTAAACCATAGTCCATGACTTACACAAGTTGACAAAGGAGAAAATATTTGCGCCTTGATTTTGACACTTTTGAAGTTCCTATTGAATTTGGAGGTTTTGGCTATTTACCCAAAATGTAGCACGGACAGAAAGAAAATGGACCTTAGTTGAGCCCTGTTGGTATTTTACCCtttttgtagaatatgaatgtCTGGTTAAAATGACTATTTTTTTGGTTGTATGCTGTTTACTGCTCTGGTTTTTAGTCAGTAAAACTTGGATCACTGGTATATTAAGCACTGAGGCAGCAATAAATGTTTTCAAAATGGTGCAACTTATCGAAGGAAATAAATGATGGGAGCTATTGGCCCAAATTAGTGTAACAAATAGAACAGAGTGTGGGAGTCAGATGAGTGTTCTTAAGTTTTAACTTGGACCTATTTCTGTGCCTCTTTGTTCTCGCTCCCGCTCCCGTGTCTTCGTGCATAGATATTTTATCATAGAATTTTATGGAAATCTTCTACGGGTATGTAACTTGTATGGTTTAATCAGTTTATCTAATCTTCATTGTTAGTTTCACATTGTTCTTCCATGTTTGCTGCAGCTTGTACTGTGCTAGGACTTGAAGAAGGAAAGGAATGCATCATTGTTGGAACTATTTACAAGGATATGAAGCTCAAACCTTCAATACTTGATGAGTACTCTAAGGAGGTGCTGAGGCTGTGGTTGCTTCACTGTTTAAAGTTTTTCCGCTTGGTCAAATTTAAAAACTTTATCCTGAATCTTTTAATTCCAAATATATGGTATACAGAGATCTGCAACCCCGCTTGTAAAACCCCATAATTTTATGCACTCCGACGATTTTCTAGTCATGGAAGACGAGAGTGGAAGAGTCAAACTTCGTGGCACTCTTCTTGTGCCTTCTATATATGTAACAGGTATGCACGGAGCTTGTCACTAGTTTTTAGAATTGGCTACCTGGTAATAGATCACAAGTTTGTAAGCTTCAGATTATTTCATTCTGTTTGAGTCAATTATGATATACTGAGATTGGCTCCTCAACAAAATCTTTATCTGGTGGTTTTCTCAATTTCCGTAATTGGTGTCGCCTCAAATGGTTTCAAATGTTTGACTCGTTATAAAAAGTATTCATGAAGAATTTATGATAGGTTTCACAGTTCCAGATCTTTGCATAGTAATTTATTGTCTTCTTACTTGCAATATGTAATTCCGATTGAcctgatatttttatttgtagGTATAGTTGTTGCCTTACACGGGAAAGAAACTGTGGCTGGTGATTTTTTGGTTGAAGATGTCTTAGAAGCCGGGCTTCCTCACCAGATAGCACCCAATCTTGGTTCTGGTAAAGGCACAGTCAACTTCCTATGTTTTTTCAGTCTGGGCTAAGCCATACTTTTATTGTATTTGAATTTCATTGATGGATAGTAGACTAGATGAAAGAATCAATATTTCTCACGTGCATATAACCAAATGCAAAGTTCCAGGATGAAAACTTTTGGAAGAAGGCCTTACTAAAGTGATGCTTATTAATGATACTATGTTAGCAGAGAAAATCACTAAATGGGTTTTAACATGATGAGAGAACATCGGTTAGTCTTCTTATTTCttcaactcataatttcaataagaTATGTGTTTACGACATCAGATGTAAAAAAGTTTCTCTACAAACATTAATGTAGCATGTGATGCATATTAGCCTGCACAAGCAGGATCACAATCTTGGAATGTCGTTGGCCCATTTGAGAAATTATATCTTTGTTCCTACATAAGACGTACCGATCTACACGAATGGAGAAAAAACTAAAAC
It contains:
- the LOC142529206 gene encoding protein NCA1-like gives rise to the protein MKPVCPFIKASRPDDASIKKSVENQHKKQSTNDTTPQKDPAITPKCPYGYDSQTFKLGPLSCMLCQALLFECSKCVPCSHVYCKACVSRFKDCPICGSDIVKIEDDPNLQAVVDRFIDGHARIKRSQVDTDKEEKDGEKKNVIYEDVSLERGAFLVQQAMRALRANNIGSAKSRLSICVEDVREQLERIGNTPELCSQLGAVLGMLGDCCKATGDASAAISYFEESVSFLSKVPKDDLEIIHTLSVSLNKIGDLKYYEGDLQAARSYYFKALEVRHNAIKFHSNVSSLVIDVVTSLAKVADVDRNLANEDTAIAGFQEGIKLLESLTIRAEEVGLEQRRLSVLEFLNSQLSEK